Genomic window (Candidatus Neomarinimicrobiota bacterium):
TCCAGGTTGAAGAAACCATTAAAGCTGGGGTAGGGTACACCTTCCCCTGGATGAACGGAAGCCTCACCACAGTCAAGCGAACCACCTTAGAGGAGGCAGTTTCGGACTATATGAGCGCTAGGAAACTTGATGGATTGAGGAAGAAGACATTAGAGGTATATACCTTAGCTCTCCAGCACCTTATCGCGGTCGTTGGGGCTAGTAGACCGCTTGAGGAAATAACATCCGAAGGTCTGGGTGAGTTTAAACGAGCCTATCATGAGACACACTCAACTATGACAGTAAACATGAACCTGCGAGCTCTGAAGACTTACTTCCTTTGGGCCAAAGAAAATCGCCTGATCCAGACGGTTCCTAGGATCAAGGAAATCAAGCAAAGCCGCCCGCTACCCAAGTATCTCTCTAATGAGGAGTTATATCGCATCCAACAAGTGGCCACGCCCTTCTTGGCTGATGTATTTTGGTTTTACCGCGAGACCGGTTGCCACTTCCATGAACCATTTAATGCTCTTCCAAAGGGAAGGCACCTGTTGGTGCCTACAGAGTTCGCCAAGGCCCAGGAAGAATGTCAGATTCCCCTCAATCCTGATCTACTCATGATCTACAATAAGTTGGTCGCTGAAAGTCATAGGCCAGACTATTATTCGAAGGCATTCAAAAAGATCGTAACCCAACTCGGCTTCACAGATCACCGCTTCCACGATCTCCGGTACACCTTCGGTGTTCGTACTTGGCTGCAGACCGGTGATATCATGCTGGTCAGCAACCTCATGGGGCACCGCAACATCGAAACGACTATGATCTATACCCGCTTTCTGTCAACTCGGTTAGTTGAGGATTTCCCTGACCTAGCTGCTTATGTGAGCGAATATTCAAAAGGACGGGCGAAACTGTTAGGTATAAGCCGGTTGGTTTCGGACTAAGTCTGCTGCTTGATGCCTCAGATCATCATAAATGGTCTTCATGCATTGGTGTGATGTATCAATTCCATCGCAATCG
Coding sequences:
- a CDS encoding tyrosine-type recombinase/integrase; protein product: MATLVRYPGGARNKGNNNRHGRFYARIYIRGENTEGKSKLIPLKTEDAKVAALRFQKVLQVEETIKAGVGYTFPWMNGSLTTVKRTTLEEAVSDYMSARKLDGLRKKTLEVYTLALQHLIAVVGASRPLEEITSEGLGEFKRAYHETHSTMTVNMNLRALKTYFLWAKENRLIQTVPRIKEIKQSRPLPKYLSNEELYRIQQVATPFLADVFWFYRETGCHFHEPFNALPKGRHLLVPTEFAKAQEECQIPLNPDLLMIYNKLVAESHRPDYYSKAFKKIVTQLGFTDHRFHDLRYTFGVRTWLQTGDIMLVSNLMGHRNIETTMIYTRFLSTRLVEDFPDLAAYVSEYSKGRAKLLGISRLVSD